CAAGCAGAATTGCAGAACGAAAATCGTCAGTTGCATATTGCGGCGATTTAGGCGCCTTTTATCTGCCTGTAGAAAACTTGTCTGTTTCTGTCTCTGCACAGAATCTAGGCTCATCTACAAAGTTTATAGAAAAGAAAAACCCGCTCCCAACATCCGCATATCTCGGCAGTGGCTACTCCTATCTCCTATCTCCTATCTCCTATCTCCTTCCCGGTCTCGGTATAACATACAATTTTAGTGATGAAGAAATAATTCCTGAAGCCGGATTTGAACTCGGGTATAATATCGTCTCACTAAATGTTGGCTACAGATTCAATGTCAAGGAAGCGAATTTACATTTCGGGCTCGGGCTGAACTGGAAAAATATTGATTTTGGCTATGCGTTCATTCCAGGAATGTATCTTGATACAACACATCGTGTAAGTATCGGCTATCGTTTCGGAGAAGCACACGGAACAGACGCGGAAATGGAACGCAGAACTGACGCAGAACAAAAACAGACGAATTATATTTCTGTGGAAGTGACAGATACCGCAGGGAATCCGCTTTCCTACACAACAATAAAAATCTCACAGGATGAGCAGATAATTGTAAAAGAACTAACAGATATAAATGGACAAATGTCCATAAATGATTTGCCTTCAGGAACCTATACGGTAAAAGCATGGAAGCAGGGCTATATCGCTGAAGAGAAAGAAGTAGCAATATCCTCACATCACCCAGCCGAAGTTCACTTCATATTAAAAAAGAAATAAACAAAAATATCGTCGTTTCCACTTCCTAAAAAAATTGCTTGACTTTCTAATTAAATTTTGTAAAATAATGGTGATATGAAAAAAATTATTTTTTTGTTTATCTTGTTTATTCTGTTACTGGTTTCTGGAACTTTATTATTGTTTGCAGCAACTGATAGCCAGAAACCTAAAAAAATAAGAGCAATTGAAATACATGGCTTGAAGAATGTAAAAGAACGAGTGGTTAAAGATGCTATCAAAATTAGTAAAGGCGATAAGTTTGAAAGAAAACTGGTTGATGAGGATATTTCAAATATCTATAAACTTGGACTTTTTTCGGATGTTGCAGTAGATGTTTCGGACTATAAAGACGGTGTAAGGATTATTTTCATTGTGCAAGAAAAACTAATTATTAAAAAAATTGAGTTCCGTGGTAATAAAGCGTTTTCAAACAGAAAATTAAAAGAGGAAATATCGTCAAAAGAAAAAGAGGGCTACGATACAAGAAAAATACAGGATGATATCGCAAAAATAACAACACTCTATAAAGACAAGGGCTATGCTGATGTGAATATTGGCGATTTTTCTACAACTGATGATATTACCGGTTTTGCAACGGTTACTTTCGCAATTACCGAGGGCAACAAAATCCTGATTGGTGGGGTGACGATTGACGGTGTTAAAAGTTTCAAACTAAAAAAGGTGAAAAAACTTTTTACAACAAAGAAAAAAAAGGTTTATAAAGACGAGACATTCAAAGACGATATAAAAAAAGTTGAAGCGTTTTACAAAGATAATGGATTCTTGAATATAAAAATACTGGAACCTGAGATTACTTATAATGATACACGGACAAAGATGTTCATAAAAGTAAAATTAGAAGAAGGCAAACAATACAGAAATGGGAAAGCAAGTTTTACAGGCAATACCGTTTTTGCAGAAACTGACTTGCTGAAAAATTTTAATTTCAAACAAAACGAAATTTTTAATCAGTCAAAATATGAGGAGAATGTAACAAATATAAAAGAAATGTATGCGGATAAAGGATATATTCGCGCTAAATTTGATACTATCACAAACAAAAATGATGATACAGGAATTGTAGATGTCGCAATCACTATAACTGAAAACAGTGTTGTCTACATAGATAGAATTTACATTGATGGTAATACAAAAACAAAAGAGTATGTAGTGAAACGGGAATTATTAGTAAAAGAAGGCGATGTGTTTGCAGTCGGCAAAATCAGAAGAAGTCAGGAACGGCTGTATAATCTCGGCTTCTTTAAGGATATAAAAGTAGATATCGAAGAGACAAAAGAGCCGGATAGGGCAGACCTCGCAATAGAAGTTGAAGAGGATAAAACAGGGCTGGTGTCTTTAGGCGCGGGATATTCGTCCGTGGATAAACTTGTAGGTACCGTTCAGGTAACAGAAATAAATCTTTTTGGTCGTGGGCAGAAACTGAATTTTACATATGAGTTCGGTACAAGACGAACAAACTACGAGATAGGATTTACAGAGCCATATCTGTTTAGAAAAAAACTTTTGTTTGGTGTAGATGTTTTTAATACAACCGTTTGGAGAAGTTATAGCACTGATTCAACTGCTTACAGAGAACGAAGACGCGGTGGTGATATTCGGGTTGGCAAACCGCTTTCAGATATACTTTCACTGAATTTCACATATACATATGAGGAGGTTAAACTTTTTGATATAGATAGCACTTGGATAAATGATATTAAAGAGTCAGAAGATGTAGCTTCATCGTTAACTTCGGCAATTACCCGAGATACACGAGATAATGTGTTTGATACTAACCGTGGTTCTAAACATTCTCTGTCTGTAAAAGTTGCCGGCGGGCCTTTCGGCGGTAATACCAATTTTTATAAACCTACACTTATAACCTCAAAGTTTATTCCGACATTCTGGAAGTTTGTGCTCGGCTTAAACGCCAGGATTTCATATGCCAAAGAGTTTGCACCATCTAAAGAAGTTCCAATTTACGAACGATATTTTTTAGGTGGCGCTGATACGGTGCGTGGCTACGACTTCGGCGAAATAGGTCCGCCTGAAAAAGGCAAAATACTGTTTGTATCTAATGTGGAATATAAATTCCCAATCGTTCAAGAAAAAGGTCATTCAATTTTATCAGCTGCGATTTTTGCTGATATGGGCGGTGCATGGCGAAACCATAACAATGTCACACTAAAAATTGGTTCTGAAGAAAAACAACTTAAAACCGGTGTCGGATTTGGAATTCGGTTAAGACCTATGCCTGTTTTACCTATAAGAATTGATTGGGGTTACGGCTTAAATCACAAACCAGGTGAACAACTATCACAATTCTATTTCACTATGGGTCAGGTGTTTTGATTACTACAATGAAAAATTCAAAATTCAAAATTCAAAATTATGGTTTGTTTTTGACAATTATTTTACATTTTACATTTTTCATTTTTAATTGCATTTATTCTGCTACTATTTCAATACAACGAATTGGCTGCGTGGATATAAATCGGATAATAGAAGAATACCCTGAAGCAAAAAAAATAAAAGACGAAATGTCCGCAAATTTGCAAGCCCGTAAAGAAAATATAAAAAATTTTGAGAACCAAATTGAAACACTTGAAAACGAAATCACCAGCATGGAAGAACAACTCCAAAAATATGAGGAATCAAAAAAAGAAATAGAAATATATTCATCCAGCACTCCAATACCAAGCGAGGTAAATCTATCAACGGAAACAGCGGAGATAGTTGCAGTATCAACAGAAAGT
This genomic window from Elusimicrobiota bacterium contains:
- the bamA gene encoding outer membrane protein assembly factor BamA — encoded protein: MKKIIFLFILFILLLVSGTLLLFAATDSQKPKKIRAIEIHGLKNVKERVVKDAIKISKGDKFERKLVDEDISNIYKLGLFSDVAVDVSDYKDGVRIIFIVQEKLIIKKIEFRGNKAFSNRKLKEEISSKEKEGYDTRKIQDDIAKITTLYKDKGYADVNIGDFSTTDDITGFATVTFAITEGNKILIGGVTIDGVKSFKLKKVKKLFTTKKKKVYKDETFKDDIKKVEAFYKDNGFLNIKILEPEITYNDTRTKMFIKVKLEEGKQYRNGKASFTGNTVFAETDLLKNFNFKQNEIFNQSKYEENVTNIKEMYADKGYIRAKFDTITNKNDDTGIVDVAITITENSVVYIDRIYIDGNTKTKEYVVKRELLVKEGDVFAVGKIRRSQERLYNLGFFKDIKVDIEETKEPDRADLAIEVEEDKTGLVSLGAGYSSVDKLVGTVQVTEINLFGRGQKLNFTYEFGTRRTNYEIGFTEPYLFRKKLLFGVDVFNTTVWRSYSTDSTAYRERRRGGDIRVGKPLSDILSLNFTYTYEEVKLFDIDSTWINDIKESEDVASSLTSAITRDTRDNVFDTNRGSKHSLSVKVAGGPFGGNTNFYKPTLITSKFIPTFWKFVLGLNARISYAKEFAPSKEVPIYERYFLGGADTVRGYDFGEIGPPEKGKILFVSNVEYKFPIVQEKGHSILSAAIFADMGGAWRNHNNVTLKIGSEEKQLKTGVGFGIRLRPMPVLPIRIDWGYGLNHKPGEQLSQFYFTMGQVF
- a CDS encoding OmpH family outer membrane protein codes for the protein MKNSKFKIQNYGLFLTIILHFTFFIFNCIYSATISIQRIGCVDINRIIEEYPEAKKIKDEMSANLQARKENIKNFENQIETLENEITSMEEQLQKYEESKKEIEIYSSSTPIPSEVNLSTETAEIVAVSTESIAVPVEISSPTFTMADVEAKKNLVEKQKQDLEKYIAVTKKEEKEITRKIKKNMLGKIYDAIKEVAVEEGLTIIVDSYNLIYGEDAQDITDKVLKKLK
- a CDS encoding carboxypeptidase regulatory-like domain-containing protein; the protein is MIKRWKDGKMARWLGRFAVLLITLLLYQLIPCLYASFGKSGWTIFRKVSSAKFKCMTTIVAVRGDLSGVFYNPAVLGTNTQREIFFLSELGFTEDKLGGLVYGEPLSNGMLAGGVAYYDAGKMELNWLEGDELKTENVIAQQDILGLVSYGHKLTEQMFLGATVKIATSRIAERKSSVAYCGDLGAFYLPVENLSVSVSAQNLGSSTKFIEKKNPLPTSAYLGSGYSYLLSPISYLLPGLGITYNFSDEEIIPEAGFELGYNIVSLNVGYRFNVKEANLHFGLGLNWKNIDFGYAFIPGMYLDTTHRVSIGYRFGEAHGTDAEMERRTDAEQKQTNYISVEVTDTAGNPLSYTTIKISQDEQIIVKELTDINGQMSINDLPSGTYTVKAWKQGYIAEEKEVAISSHHPAEVHFILKKK